From Marispirochaeta aestuarii, a single genomic window includes:
- a CDS encoding acyl-CoA dehydratase activase — translation MSRSQIWAGLDVGSTTLKIALVDPETKELLHAVYRRHGAKQAACARELLAEAHALFPGADFNVAVCGSGGRIIAKAVNGHYIQEVVANSLAIREFFPRTRVAIELGGQDAKVVFFHHDENTGRLMASDMRMNGSCAGGTGAFIDEVASLLKITSTEFNSYAERGKTVYPISGRCGVFAKTDIQPLLNQGVSKEDIALSTFHAIAKQTIGGLAQGMEIVPPVIFEGGPLTFNPVLIRVFAERLGLKEHEIILPERPEVIVAYGTALSVGIMFGDDENRYQEIEAMKALARPQGEYADKRDFEAVPFFSSPEEKEKFHRRYPLTAFRSPAHPAGTELSVYLGIDAGSTTSKFVLLNEEEEVVYRFYSGNNGDPLTVVQQGLLDCYRHFEAQGVKLRVLGAGSTGYGEGLFAAAFKADYHTVETVAHAEAALHYQPEASFILDIGGQDMKAISLTGGIVTGIVLNEACSAGCGSFVETYANSLEIPVEEIAEKAFSSSAPAKLGSRCTIFMNSSIITEQKNGKTPEDIMAGLCKSIIENVFTKVIRVSNLDALGDSVVVQGGTFKNDAVLRAFEQYSGKRITRAPFPGEMGAIGIALLTKKQNLSGKSRFIGQEGLANFSFTKEPGHICPFCSNNCSRTLVSFADGSRFITGNRCERGQIIGDVKDPGVREKLKAASQKLDTVPDMMRRRRELLFADYKTRELSPPKNYTIGLPRVLEFWHSMPFWRSLFSSLGFKVQISRESTRKLYEAGLRYVPSDTACFPGKVAHGHLMDLIEKGVDRIFMPMMLRMESENKSAVSNYLCSVVQGYPLILKESHEPAILHGIPMDTPAFHWYDLRSRDRQLADYFASTYNIPRQVLKQAIAEADRAQGEFRQTLQNEGREIIRSSEEKGDFAVVLAGRPYHNDFLVNHDLSRFFTRHGIPVLTVDSLPGFNEVDLSGVRGETAINFHVRMFEAALIAAEHPALELVQIVSFGCGHDAVISDEIIRIMKAGGNKDPLVLKLDESDVPGPLNIRIKSFVETVRAKRVRTGKNTATHKLPDPFPAKYTRGHRSEKTILVPNLSPTFTRLTAAVLRREGYRAIPMELAGERAVELGKKYVHNDMCFPAQLNIGEALAHIEASGRPDDFALGLAHFECDCRLAQYATVARKALDDAGYPQVPIITTGKDKKGIHPGLKLGISFQYRMLWAILIGDSLDGMARRLRPYEQNSGETDRTHRYWLERVQQGFERGTRAALEEYRSAVTAFNRIPLVEGERKPRVFVIGEILINYHPVSNAHIEEYLEKNGMEVVMPPMIDVFKKDASTVRQSMRRFHVRFPFLEALESIATDNLIDWGISLMEGINRSFRFFETRERYDDLAVHIDGLVDPVFNSGKGWLIPADIIDQSMRGVNSFVIIQPFGCLPNHITGRGIIKSVKKKLPHIQVLSLDFDPDTSLANVENRLQMLIINARELEKRSPGVPSYHDNQQAIPQDL, via the coding sequence ATGTCCCGTTCTCAAATTTGGGCCGGACTTGATGTCGGATCCACTACCCTTAAAATTGCCCTTGTCGACCCTGAAACAAAAGAACTTCTCCACGCCGTATACCGTCGTCACGGGGCCAAGCAGGCTGCCTGCGCCAGGGAACTGCTGGCAGAAGCCCATGCGCTCTTTCCTGGAGCCGATTTCAACGTGGCCGTCTGCGGATCCGGCGGGCGGATCATCGCCAAGGCCGTAAACGGACACTACATTCAGGAGGTGGTGGCCAACTCCCTGGCCATACGGGAATTCTTTCCCCGGACCAGGGTCGCCATTGAACTGGGCGGACAGGACGCGAAGGTCGTTTTTTTCCACCACGACGAGAACACCGGCAGGCTGATGGCCTCGGACATGCGCATGAACGGCTCCTGTGCCGGCGGTACCGGAGCCTTTATTGACGAAGTCGCCTCCCTGTTAAAGATTACCTCCACGGAATTCAACAGTTACGCCGAACGGGGAAAGACGGTTTACCCCATTTCCGGGCGCTGCGGGGTATTTGCCAAGACCGATATTCAGCCCCTTTTGAACCAGGGGGTATCCAAAGAGGACATCGCCCTCTCAACCTTTCACGCCATTGCCAAACAGACCATCGGCGGTCTCGCCCAGGGTATGGAGATCGTCCCGCCCGTTATATTCGAGGGCGGTCCCCTGACCTTTAATCCGGTGCTGATCCGGGTTTTTGCCGAACGTCTCGGACTCAAGGAGCACGAGATCATTCTGCCGGAGCGGCCGGAGGTGATTGTAGCCTACGGCACCGCCCTCTCGGTGGGAATCATGTTCGGAGATGATGAAAACCGCTACCAGGAGATCGAGGCCATGAAGGCTCTGGCCCGTCCCCAGGGAGAATACGCCGACAAACGGGATTTCGAGGCGGTTCCCTTCTTCTCCTCCCCTGAAGAGAAGGAAAAATTCCACCGGAGATATCCTCTCACAGCCTTCAGAAGCCCAGCCCATCCCGCGGGAACGGAGCTTTCCGTATATCTGGGTATAGATGCAGGATCCACAACCTCGAAGTTCGTCCTTCTGAACGAAGAGGAAGAGGTGGTCTACCGCTTCTATTCCGGCAATAACGGAGATCCCCTGACGGTAGTACAGCAGGGATTGCTTGACTGCTATCGTCACTTTGAAGCCCAGGGAGTCAAGCTCAGGGTCCTCGGCGCCGGCAGCACCGGCTACGGAGAAGGGCTCTTCGCCGCCGCCTTCAAGGCGGATTATCACACCGTGGAAACCGTGGCCCATGCAGAAGCCGCCCTCCACTACCAGCCGGAGGCGAGTTTCATTCTCGACATCGGCGGCCAGGACATGAAGGCAATCTCCCTCACCGGCGGAATCGTCACCGGCATCGTCCTCAATGAGGCCTGTTCCGCCGGCTGCGGCTCCTTCGTGGAAACCTATGCCAACTCCCTGGAGATCCCGGTGGAGGAGATCGCGGAAAAGGCCTTTTCCTCCTCCGCCCCTGCCAAACTCGGCTCCCGCTGCACAATATTCATGAACTCCTCGATAATCACGGAACAGAAGAACGGCAAGACCCCGGAGGATATTATGGCGGGTCTCTGCAAGTCGATTATCGAGAACGTTTTTACCAAGGTCATCCGGGTATCAAACCTGGACGCCCTGGGAGACTCGGTGGTGGTTCAGGGCGGGACCTTCAAGAACGACGCGGTTCTGCGGGCCTTTGAGCAGTACTCGGGCAAGCGGATAACCCGGGCCCCTTTCCCCGGAGAGATGGGTGCCATCGGTATTGCCCTGCTGACAAAGAAGCAGAATCTTTCCGGAAAAAGCAGATTTATCGGACAGGAGGGCCTTGCCAACTTCTCCTTTACCAAGGAACCGGGGCACATCTGCCCCTTCTGTTCCAATAACTGCAGCCGGACCCTGGTCAGCTTTGCTGACGGATCGAGGTTTATAACCGGAAACCGCTGCGAACGGGGACAGATAATCGGGGACGTAAAAGATCCCGGAGTCAGGGAAAAACTCAAGGCCGCCAGTCAAAAACTGGACACCGTTCCAGACATGATGCGCAGAAGGCGGGAGCTCCTTTTTGCTGATTACAAAACCCGGGAGCTCAGCCCTCCCAAGAATTATACCATCGGCCTTCCACGGGTTCTGGAGTTCTGGCACAGCATGCCCTTCTGGCGGAGCCTATTCAGTTCCCTGGGTTTCAAGGTGCAAATTTCCCGGGAGAGCACCCGTAAACTCTATGAAGCGGGACTGCGCTATGTTCCCTCGGATACCGCCTGTTTTCCCGGCAAGGTAGCCCACGGCCACCTGATGGACCTGATTGAAAAAGGGGTGGACCGCATCTTCATGCCCATGATGCTGCGGATGGAGTCGGAAAACAAAAGCGCCGTCTCCAACTACCTCTGTTCCGTGGTCCAGGGCTATCCCCTGATCCTCAAGGAGAGCCACGAACCGGCCATCCTCCACGGAATCCCCATGGATACCCCGGCCTTCCACTGGTACGACCTCCGGTCCCGGGACAGGCAGCTGGCGGACTACTTTGCCTCCACCTACAACATCCCGCGACAGGTGCTCAAGCAGGCCATTGCCGAAGCAGACAGGGCCCAGGGCGAGTTCAGGCAGACCCTGCAGAACGAAGGCAGGGAGATTATCCGCAGCAGCGAAGAAAAAGGGGATTTCGCCGTGGTACTGGCGGGAAGACCCTACCATAACGATTTTCTGGTCAACCACGACCTCTCCCGCTTTTTCACCCGCCACGGAATCCCCGTCCTCACCGTGGACAGCCTGCCCGGCTTCAACGAGGTGGATCTTTCGGGGGTACGGGGTGAGACGGCAATCAATTTTCACGTGCGCATGTTCGAAGCCGCCCTGATTGCCGCGGAACATCCCGCCCTGGAACTGGTTCAGATCGTCAGTTTCGGCTGCGGGCATGACGCGGTTATCTCCGACGAGATCATACGTATCATGAAGGCGGGAGGGAACAAGGATCCCCTGGTGCTGAAACTGGACGAAAGCGATGTACCAGGCCCCCTGAACATCCGGATCAAATCCTTTGTCGAAACGGTCCGGGCAAAACGGGTGCGGACAGGAAAAAATACGGCCACACACAAGCTTCCGGACCCCTTTCCAGCCAAGTACACCAGGGGACATCGGAGCGAAAAAACGATCCTGGTTCCCAACCTCTCCCCCACCTTTACCCGGCTCACCGCCGCGGTACTCCGCAGAGAAGGATACAGAGCCATCCCCATGGAACTTGCCGGCGAGCGGGCAGTGGAACTGGGAAAAAAATATGTCCACAACGATATGTGTTTTCCCGCCCAGTTGAATATCGGAGAAGCCCTGGCCCATATCGAGGCCTCGGGTCGTCCCGACGATTTCGCCCTGGGCCTGGCCCATTTCGAATGCGACTGTCGACTGGCCCAGTACGCGACGGTGGCACGGAAAGCCCTGGACGACGCCGGGTACCCGCAGGTACCCATTATAACCACCGGAAAGGATAAAAAGGGGATACACCCGGGACTCAAACTCGGCATTAGCTTCCAGTACCGCATGCTCTGGGCCATCCTTATCGGTGACAGCCTGGACGGCATGGCCCGGCGCCTTCGACCCTATGAACAGAATTCCGGCGAAACCGACAGGACCCACAGGTACTGGCTGGAACGTGTCCAACAGGGCTTTGAACGGGGAACCAGGGCCGCCCTGGAGGAGTACCGGTCGGCTGTGACGGCCTTTAACCGCATTCCCCTTGTGGAGGGGGAGCGGAAGCCCAGGGTATTTGTCATCGGAGAGATCCTTATCAACTACCACCCCGTTTCCAACGCCCACATCGAGGAGTACCTGGAGAAAAACGGCATGGAGGTAGTCATGCCCCCCATGATCGACGTATTCAAGAAGGACGCCTCCACGGTTCGGCAGTCCATGCGCCGCTTTCACGTGCGCTTTCCTTTTCTCGAAGCCCTGGAATCCATCGCCACTGACAATCTGATAGACTGGGGTATCAGCCTTATGGAAGGGATCAACCGGAGCTTTCGCTTCTTTGAAACCAGGGAAAGGTACGATGATCTTGCAGTGCACATCGACGGTCTCGTAGACCCGGTCTTCAACTCGGGGAAGGGCTGGCTGATTCCGGCTGACATAATCGATCAGAGTATGCGGGGGGTCAACTCCTTCGTTATAATCCAGCCCTTCGGCTGTCTGCCGAACCACATTACCGGCCGGGGAATAATCAAATCGGTAAAAAAGAAGCTCCCCCACATTCAGGTTCTCTCCCTCGACTTTGATCCGGATACCAGTCTTGCCAACGTGGAGAACAGGCTGCAGATGCTGATAATAAACGCACGAGAGCTGGAAAAACGGAGCCCAGGAGTACCAAGTTATCATGATAATCAACAAGCAATCCCGCAAGACCTATAA
- a CDS encoding SHOCT domain-containing protein yields MKRYFFVFFAVFILVSVAVWGDSDTHDQSIADVESEIRDVLGLTMTENINPEKVPDNLMLELGDAVMASHVGSGAQHEWMDRMMGGEGSDSLDSAHRWMAFQYLTGGYGASGMGGYGMMGGGMMGGGIGRGWGLMSNSGVENYSNPYNSPEDILKRRYAAGEITREQYQQMLKDLQ; encoded by the coding sequence ATGAAACGCTACTTTTTTGTTTTTTTTGCCGTGTTTATTCTTGTTTCCGTAGCCGTCTGGGGCGATTCTGATACCCATGATCAGAGCATTGCGGATGTGGAGTCTGAAATCAGGGACGTCCTGGGACTGACCATGACCGAAAACATAAATCCGGAAAAGGTTCCTGACAACCTGATGCTCGAACTTGGTGACGCTGTAATGGCCAGTCATGTCGGCAGTGGAGCGCAGCACGAATGGATGGACCGGATGATGGGCGGAGAAGGCTCCGATTCGCTGGACTCTGCACACCGGTGGATGGCTTTCCAGTATCTTACCGGCGGCTATGGTGCTTCTGGTATGGGGGGTTACGGTATGATGGGAGGCGGCATGATGGGCGGCGGCATAGGCCGCGGCTGGGGCCTGATGAGCAATTCGGGGGTAGAGAATTATTCCAACCCCTACAATTCGCCCGAGGACATCCTCAAGCGGCGCTATGCCGCCGGAGAGATTACCCGGGAACAGTATCAGCAGATGCTCAAGGATCTGCAATAA
- a CDS encoding class I SAM-dependent methyltransferase produces the protein MKSDQERIQRRYDRIAPLYDLLERPMEASFVAWRVQLLTKAAGRVLEVGVGTGKNLPYYPPDVSVTGIDFSREMIERARSRVESQGLDNVTLIEMNAEELSFEDNSFDTIVSTCVFCSVPLPVNGLRELQRVCRPDGRVLMLEHVRSEGPVMGPLMDFLNPLPLYLYGANINRRTVDNLLQAGFQHIEVTNLWRDIVKQIIARPGA, from the coding sequence ATGAAATCCGATCAGGAACGTATACAACGCCGATATGACCGCATAGCGCCCCTGTACGATCTGCTTGAGCGCCCCATGGAAGCCAGTTTTGTGGCATGGAGAGTGCAGCTTCTGACCAAGGCTGCCGGCCGTGTTCTGGAAGTCGGCGTCGGCACCGGCAAGAATCTTCCCTATTATCCGCCCGATGTATCGGTAACGGGAATCGATTTCAGCCGCGAAATGATTGAACGAGCCCGGTCCCGGGTGGAGAGTCAGGGTCTGGATAACGTGACCCTCATTGAAATGAACGCGGAAGAGCTTTCCTTTGAGGATAACAGCTTTGACACAATAGTCAGTACCTGTGTTTTCTGCTCGGTGCCGCTACCGGTAAACGGGCTGCGGGAGTTGCAGAGAGTCTGCAGGCCCGACGGGAGAGTCCTCATGCTCGAGCATGTCAGGAGTGAGGGACCTGTTATGGGTCCCCTTATGGATTTCCTGAACCCCCTTCCCCTCTATCTGTATGGAGCCAACATAAACCGCCGGACTGTGGATAATCTGCTGCAGGCCGGTTTTCAGCACATAGAGGTAACAAACCTGTGGCGCGATATCGTCAAACAGATAATTGCCCGTCCGGGCGCATGA
- the ptsP gene encoding phosphoenolpyruvate--protein phosphotransferase, with the protein MNDNLLKQPQRYVLAGTDIAGGPSVAGILVSGVSGPEGFSKEKKFTSTTSGAEEEKYSIETEIALLGDEVRSMAEILNREGFESESKILDTHVLMLEDEGIKSRLMHRIEEYGESAEEAVVCVFGEMKDRLLESDNALIRERSADVEDLMQRLKSRLSGIEQIRELPVPVRNASLVLVFPELFVSNVVEARNAGVAAIIVESGTGFSHAAIMAKAFGIPVLRVNGIEKLYEAMGAIVVVDVENGRLVIHADEDDISSAALASATATDEAYIDSPLNIWLNLVDTDSHPPESLHGDTIAGIGLFRSESLLTERLSGFPSEEEQYAVYLQLCRRWKRYPVTIRMFDIGGDKTVPYFSLGPQDNPFLGLRAHRLYRFHPELFMNQVRAILRAGIECSDLRILFPMIETVEELKYLQELLASAMEEMKQQGTAYRHDVKQGVLIEVPSAVWILKDLLERLDFISVGTNDLLQYHFAVDRGNINVSNYYQPEHPSALRMLKYIADAASESGKQITLCGEIAADPYLVPVLYGMGFRDLSVDFHAVNSVRLSVPEGSSDGLENIAARCVSASSIEEVHAILDESGGSDRLKPLDHSNRGTGFIDPVCGMVVHRQENLYSFTTDRETYFFCSPECLEQFSRKPERYIR; encoded by the coding sequence ATGAATGACAACCTACTGAAGCAACCACAACGTTATGTTCTTGCAGGTACCGACATTGCAGGCGGGCCTTCCGTGGCCGGCATTCTTGTTTCCGGCGTTTCCGGACCTGAAGGCTTCTCGAAGGAAAAAAAGTTTACATCGACTACATCCGGTGCAGAAGAAGAGAAGTATAGCATTGAGACGGAAATTGCCCTGCTTGGGGATGAAGTTCGTTCCATGGCGGAAATACTGAACCGGGAAGGTTTCGAGTCGGAGTCGAAAATACTCGATACGCATGTTCTGATGCTTGAGGACGAAGGAATAAAGTCCAGACTCATGCACCGAATTGAGGAGTACGGAGAGTCTGCAGAGGAAGCGGTGGTCTGTGTATTCGGAGAAATGAAAGATCGCCTGCTGGAATCGGATAATGCCCTGATACGTGAACGATCCGCTGATGTTGAGGATCTGATGCAGCGTCTTAAGTCTCGATTATCCGGAATTGAGCAAATCCGGGAATTGCCCGTCCCGGTAAGAAACGCCTCCCTGGTGCTTGTTTTTCCAGAACTCTTTGTATCGAATGTTGTGGAGGCTCGAAACGCCGGTGTTGCGGCGATTATCGTTGAGTCCGGAACAGGATTTTCCCACGCTGCCATCATGGCGAAAGCATTCGGGATACCCGTACTTAGAGTCAATGGTATTGAAAAGCTGTATGAAGCGATGGGCGCAATAGTCGTGGTGGATGTGGAAAACGGTCGACTGGTGATACATGCCGACGAAGACGACATTTCGTCAGCTGCACTGGCATCCGCAACTGCGACGGATGAAGCATATATCGACTCGCCCCTGAATATATGGCTCAATCTTGTTGATACGGATTCACATCCCCCGGAATCGTTACATGGCGATACTATAGCGGGAATCGGGCTCTTTCGGAGTGAGTCTCTGCTTACCGAGCGATTGTCAGGATTCCCCAGCGAAGAAGAACAGTACGCAGTCTATCTACAGCTCTGCAGACGGTGGAAGCGTTATCCCGTTACTATCCGCATGTTTGATATCGGTGGCGACAAGACCGTACCGTATTTTTCACTGGGACCACAGGATAATCCTTTTCTGGGACTGCGGGCCCACCGACTGTATCGCTTTCATCCGGAGCTTTTCATGAATCAGGTCCGGGCAATTCTTCGAGCCGGTATTGAGTGTTCTGATCTTCGTATTCTTTTCCCGATGATAGAAACAGTTGAGGAGCTCAAATATCTGCAGGAACTGCTGGCGTCTGCGATGGAAGAAATGAAGCAACAGGGAACGGCGTATCGTCATGACGTTAAACAGGGAGTATTGATTGAAGTTCCTTCCGCTGTATGGATTCTGAAAGATCTACTGGAACGGCTGGATTTCATCAGCGTCGGTACCAATGATCTGTTGCAGTACCATTTTGCAGTTGATCGCGGTAATATTAATGTGAGTAATTACTACCAACCCGAGCATCCGTCAGCTCTTCGGATGCTGAAATATATTGCTGACGCTGCATCGGAATCCGGGAAGCAGATTACTCTCTGTGGAGAGATTGCAGCGGATCCGTATCTTGTTCCTGTACTTTACGGTATGGGGTTCAGGGATCTCAGTGTCGACTTCCATGCCGTTAATTCTGTCCGGCTTTCCGTGCCTGAAGGTTCAAGCGACGGGTTGGAGAATATTGCCGCCCGTTGTGTGTCCGCATCCTCAATCGAGGAGGTACACGCGATCTTGGACGAATCGGGAGGTTCTGATCGCTTGAAGCCTCTCGACCACAGTAATCGGGGGACAGGATTCATTGATCCTGTTTGTGGAATGGTAGTCCACAGGCAGGAAAATCTATACTCGTTTACTACGGACAGGGAGACGTACTTTTTTTGTTCGCCGGAATGTTTAGAGCAGTTTTCCCGTAAACCTGAAAGGTATATACGCTAA